The following coding sequences lie in one Thalassoglobus polymorphus genomic window:
- a CDS encoding bifunctional acetate--CoA ligase family protein/GNAT family N-acetyltransferase, with protein MPVHFLDKIFSPKRIAVIGASDKRSKVGYSVLQNLIGTGYDGVVYPVNNKRESVQGVHAYPSIAALPHVPDLVIVCTPAASVLDLVHQCGRAGVGGMIILSAGFKEAGEAGRSLEDQIREAKSEYNLRIIGPNCLGVIAPHRKLNASFAASMPRPGSVALISQSGALCTAILDWAEKEGIGFSHFVSIGNMVDVGVADLIDYFANDLHTKSMILYVESITEARSFMSAARAFTRTNPIVAFKSGRFTESAKAASSHTGAMAGADDVYDAAFKRAGIERAFEIDELFDTAELLARYAPPRGPRLAIVTNAGGPGVIATDALIARGGVLAKLSDEVIQKLDSHLPAYWSKENPVDILGDATADRFTKTLRPILSDQQVDAVLVVLTPQAMTDPTAIARAVVTVAQGSIKPVLAVWMGGAMIEEGERILNAGGVATYPRPEHAVRAFMHLAAYGQNRKLLYETPQEMPIIFPARSHNLNHSKSSSISRLSEDWKPPLTNLISRFLRRRSKQGQRILSEADSKSILKRYGIPTTRTLIASSPRHAVRHANEVGYPVVLKVFSHDITHKTDVGGVMLNLLHDDDVKRGYAEIIANAKRLAPEAKVAGVTVQPMFKRGHGVELILGTKQDPTFGSVIMIGTGGTAAECFGDRVLELPPLNERLTWRMLESLKSWPLLQGYRGRPGVDMNQLIQTIIRFSYLVAESPEIKEFDINPLVATENGIMALDARAVIDDDAASRSLRQYSHLAIRPYPEQYIRDAQLKDGRSIQLRPIRPEDEPMWQAMAAACSDESIHSRFRLLVRNPSHSIASRFCFIDYDREMAIVAEIEEHGERKIIGIGRLVTDSDHEKAEYAILVADQWQNQKLGSQLTNYCVEIGQSWGLKRIVAETDWDNRRMLMTLKKAGFEVTERSEGIVYLQRTLQPAKSADSEEGVSARPVAK; from the coding sequence ATGCCTGTTCATTTTCTTGACAAGATTTTTTCTCCCAAACGAATTGCCGTCATCGGAGCGAGTGATAAACGATCGAAAGTTGGTTACAGCGTTTTGCAGAATTTGATTGGGACAGGCTACGATGGCGTTGTCTACCCAGTGAACAATAAACGCGAGTCAGTACAGGGAGTTCACGCCTACCCGAGCATCGCAGCGTTACCGCATGTCCCAGATCTCGTGATTGTCTGCACTCCAGCAGCTTCGGTGCTGGACCTTGTCCATCAATGTGGCCGTGCCGGTGTCGGAGGAATGATCATTCTGTCCGCAGGATTCAAAGAAGCGGGCGAGGCAGGCAGATCGCTGGAAGATCAAATTCGTGAAGCGAAGTCAGAATATAACCTCCGAATCATTGGACCAAACTGCCTTGGTGTCATCGCACCGCATCGAAAATTGAATGCCAGTTTTGCAGCTTCGATGCCTCGTCCCGGGAGTGTTGCATTGATTTCTCAATCCGGTGCGTTATGTACTGCGATTCTGGACTGGGCTGAAAAAGAAGGCATTGGATTCTCCCACTTTGTCTCCATCGGCAATATGGTCGATGTCGGCGTTGCTGATCTGATTGACTACTTTGCGAACGACCTTCATACGAAATCGATGATTCTCTATGTCGAGTCCATTACGGAAGCGAGGTCCTTCATGTCTGCCGCGCGAGCTTTCACTCGAACGAATCCCATCGTCGCATTTAAATCGGGACGATTTACTGAGTCTGCGAAAGCTGCCAGCTCTCATACCGGAGCCATGGCAGGCGCGGACGATGTCTATGATGCTGCTTTTAAACGAGCGGGAATCGAACGCGCTTTCGAGATTGACGAATTGTTCGACACCGCGGAACTGCTTGCACGTTACGCCCCTCCGCGAGGACCACGGTTGGCAATTGTGACGAACGCTGGAGGACCTGGCGTGATTGCTACCGATGCCCTGATCGCTCGCGGTGGTGTCCTCGCGAAACTTTCAGATGAAGTCATTCAGAAACTGGACTCCCATCTTCCGGCGTACTGGTCAAAGGAAAATCCCGTCGACATCCTCGGCGACGCCACAGCCGACCGATTCACTAAAACACTGCGCCCGATCCTGAGTGATCAACAAGTTGACGCGGTACTTGTCGTGCTGACTCCGCAGGCAATGACAGATCCGACTGCAATTGCGAGAGCTGTGGTCACAGTCGCTCAAGGCTCAATTAAGCCCGTGCTCGCAGTCTGGATGGGGGGAGCCATGATCGAAGAGGGAGAACGAATCCTCAATGCCGGCGGGGTTGCAACTTACCCCAGACCGGAGCACGCAGTCCGAGCGTTTATGCACTTGGCGGCCTATGGTCAAAATCGCAAGTTGCTGTACGAAACCCCGCAAGAGATGCCGATCATTTTTCCGGCTCGGTCTCATAATTTGAATCATTCGAAAAGCTCTTCGATCAGTCGACTCAGCGAGGACTGGAAACCTCCTCTCACCAACCTGATTTCGCGTTTCCTCCGTCGACGCTCGAAACAGGGACAACGGATCTTGTCGGAAGCTGACTCAAAGTCAATCTTGAAGCGGTATGGAATCCCGACGACACGAACTCTGATTGCGAGTTCACCAAGGCACGCTGTCCGACACGCCAACGAAGTCGGTTACCCAGTCGTGTTGAAAGTCTTTTCTCACGACATTACACACAAAACCGACGTGGGTGGTGTCATGCTGAATCTCCTTCATGATGACGACGTAAAACGAGGATATGCCGAAATTATTGCGAACGCGAAACGACTTGCACCAGAGGCAAAAGTCGCAGGTGTCACGGTTCAGCCAATGTTTAAACGGGGCCATGGAGTCGAGTTGATCCTCGGAACAAAGCAAGACCCCACTTTTGGATCTGTGATCATGATCGGAACCGGCGGAACAGCCGCAGAATGCTTTGGTGACCGTGTGCTCGAGCTGCCACCACTGAACGAAAGACTCACTTGGCGAATGCTGGAATCACTGAAGTCGTGGCCACTCCTGCAAGGTTATCGAGGTCGACCAGGCGTCGACATGAACCAGCTGATCCAAACAATCATTCGATTCTCATATCTCGTCGCAGAATCGCCTGAGATTAAAGAGTTCGATATCAATCCACTGGTAGCGACAGAAAACGGAATTATGGCGCTCGATGCACGAGCAGTCATTGACGATGATGCGGCAAGTCGCTCACTTCGCCAGTATAGTCATCTGGCAATCCGTCCGTATCCCGAGCAGTATATCCGTGATGCACAACTCAAGGATGGTCGATCGATTCAGCTTCGTCCAATCCGCCCAGAAGACGAACCGATGTGGCAGGCGATGGCTGCCGCCTGCTCGGATGAGTCCATTCATTCACGATTTCGATTACTCGTCCGAAATCCATCGCACAGCATCGCATCTCGATTTTGTTTTATCGACTACGACCGTGAAATGGCGATCGTCGCTGAAATCGAAGAGCACGGTGAGCGAAAGATTATTGGCATCGGTCGCTTAGTCACCGATTCGGACCACGAGAAGGCTGAATACGCCATTCTGGTGGCCGATCAATGGCAAAATCAGAAGCTCGGTTCACAACTCACTAACTACTGTGTTGAAATTGGACAATCCTGGGGATTGAAGCGAATCGTAGCAGAAACAGACTGGGACAACCGCAGAATGCTGATGACGTTAAAAAAAGCGGGGTTCGAGGTCACTGAACGATCAGAGGGCATTGTTTATCTGCAACGAACTTTACAGCCTGCGAAGAGTGCTGACAGCGAAGAAGGCGTCTCAGCAAGGCCTGTTGCCAAGTAG
- a CDS encoding histone deacetylase family protein, which produces MPSLLYMDDCFLNHGSESHPECPARLRHLSAHLQSTDLIQQFERQQIIPATEEQLQLAHHGGYIHQLKKFAEAGGGWIENDTFVSQQSFETARAAVGTVIEAVDAVMKGVGRQAVCLVRPPGHHALPTMAMGFCLFNNIAIGAIHAREHHLLHRILIVDWDVHHGNGTQHLFYRDHDVYYLSVHRSPLFPGTGTASETGEGDGLGTTFNLPLEFGVSRKEYFERFSTLLDHAASRCRPELVLLSAGFDAHHADPIGSLGLETEDYAPLTKMVQDVANEYCDGRLISVLEGGYNVPVLADCVELHLRTLLDHTP; this is translated from the coding sequence GTGCCATCACTTCTTTACATGGATGACTGTTTCCTGAATCACGGAAGTGAGTCACATCCAGAATGCCCAGCGAGACTGCGACATCTTAGCGCACATCTTCAATCGACCGATCTCATCCAGCAATTCGAAAGACAGCAAATCATTCCTGCAACTGAGGAGCAACTCCAGCTTGCACATCATGGTGGTTACATTCACCAGTTGAAAAAATTTGCAGAGGCAGGAGGCGGATGGATCGAGAACGACACGTTCGTGAGTCAACAGTCATTTGAAACGGCGCGTGCTGCAGTGGGGACTGTTATTGAGGCGGTGGACGCCGTTATGAAAGGTGTTGGACGACAGGCGGTCTGCTTAGTGCGACCTCCTGGTCACCACGCGCTACCAACGATGGCGATGGGATTCTGCCTGTTCAATAACATCGCCATCGGAGCCATTCATGCGAGAGAGCATCACCTCCTGCATCGCATTCTCATCGTGGACTGGGACGTCCATCACGGAAACGGGACGCAACATCTTTTTTACCGTGACCATGATGTCTATTACCTCTCTGTTCACCGTTCGCCTCTCTTTCCCGGCACAGGTACTGCAAGTGAAACAGGAGAAGGCGATGGACTTGGAACGACCTTCAACCTGCCGCTTGAATTTGGAGTGAGTCGCAAGGAGTACTTCGAAAGGTTCAGCACACTGTTGGATCATGCAGCATCCCGCTGTCGTCCGGAACTGGTCTTGCTGAGTGCAGGGTTTGACGCCCACCACGCTGACCCAATCGGCTCGCTGGGACTGGAAACCGAAGACTATGCACCGCTCACAAAGATGGTGCAGGACGTCGCCAATGAGTACTGCGATGGCCGCTTGATCAGCGTCCTTGAAGGGGGGTACAATGTTCCTGTACTTGCCGACTGCGTCGAACTGCACTTAAGAACGCTCCTTGATCACACGCCCTGA
- a CDS encoding amidohydrolase: MMTKSTTWKSEVCTAIDRRREDIINIGESIMDTPELGFKETQTAERVKQTFDQVGLSFEDGLAITGVKAVLRGAKEGPTIALMGELDALQVPDHPRADPTSGAAHACGHNAQIAGLMGAAMALTETGIAEHLAGNIVFFAVPAEEYVEINYRVGLVKEGKNTFLTGKQELIKLGHFDDIDMAVMIHSTSPVVSEGSMGIAPSSNGFLAKNIRFLGKASHAGIFPERGVNALCAAQLALSAINAQRETFRDQDCVRVHPIITKGGDLVNIIPAEVCMETYVRAKTPDAILDASHKVDRALRGAAMAMGCKVEIETVPGNLPLRNDPELAEIFRDTAGAVLGEENYRDYPHSGGSTDAGDLSQIMPVLHPMMTGAAGAHHQIDWCIADHERGYIAPAKTLAMMAVDLLSNDAAKAKGILDKSSPAMSKAEYLERQTSVFRTELYDGTK, from the coding sequence ATGATGACAAAGTCTACAACTTGGAAATCCGAAGTTTGCACAGCGATCGACCGGCGGAGGGAGGACATCATCAACATTGGCGAATCAATCATGGATACGCCAGAGTTAGGATTCAAGGAAACACAAACCGCCGAGCGAGTGAAACAAACTTTCGATCAAGTCGGCCTCTCATTCGAAGACGGTCTCGCGATCACGGGAGTCAAAGCTGTGCTGCGAGGGGCGAAAGAGGGGCCAACAATCGCTCTCATGGGAGAGTTAGACGCATTACAAGTCCCCGACCACCCACGAGCGGACCCGACTTCCGGTGCGGCTCACGCATGTGGGCATAATGCACAAATCGCAGGATTGATGGGGGCCGCTATGGCGCTCACAGAGACCGGGATTGCTGAACACCTTGCAGGAAATATCGTATTTTTCGCCGTCCCCGCAGAAGAGTATGTTGAGATCAACTACCGGGTCGGACTCGTCAAGGAAGGAAAAAACACCTTCCTGACCGGCAAGCAGGAGCTCATCAAACTTGGGCACTTTGATGATATCGACATGGCGGTCATGATCCATTCAACCAGCCCCGTGGTGAGCGAAGGCAGCATGGGAATTGCCCCTTCTTCGAACGGTTTTCTCGCCAAGAACATTCGCTTTCTGGGGAAGGCATCTCACGCTGGAATCTTTCCCGAACGTGGAGTAAACGCCCTTTGCGCAGCACAACTTGCCTTGAGCGCGATCAACGCGCAGCGAGAAACGTTTCGAGATCAGGATTGCGTCCGCGTACATCCCATCATCACAAAGGGTGGTGATCTCGTAAACATTATCCCGGCGGAAGTTTGCATGGAGACATATGTTCGCGCGAAGACGCCTGATGCAATTCTCGACGCTTCCCATAAAGTTGATCGCGCGTTGCGTGGCGCTGCAATGGCGATGGGCTGCAAGGTTGAAATCGAAACCGTTCCTGGAAACCTGCCGCTCCGTAACGACCCAGAACTCGCAGAGATCTTCCGCGACACGGCAGGAGCCGTTTTGGGCGAAGAGAACTATCGAGACTACCCTCACAGTGGCGGGTCAACCGATGCTGGTGACCTCAGTCAAATCATGCCAGTTTTACATCCAATGATGACCGGCGCCGCAGGAGCTCATCACCAGATTGACTGGTGCATCGCCGACCATGAACGTGGATACATCGCCCCTGCCAAAACGCTCGCCATGATGGCTGTTGACTTACTCAGCAACGATGCCGCTAAGGCAAAAGGAATCTTGGACAAAAGCAGCCCAGCCATGTCGAAGGCAGAATACCTGGAACGCCAGACATCTGTCTTCCGAACAGAACTGTATGACGGCACAAAGTGA